From the Budorcas taxicolor isolate Tak-1 chromosome 1, Takin1.1, whole genome shotgun sequence genome, one window contains:
- the SENP2 gene encoding sentrin-specific protease 2, with the protein MLSGRAGGGDVRSGGPRGPPVALGTLYLWALGSRHKSATELWRRWPRQRRRQRRRQLWGLRLGVCRPPLLLGPGMYKWLIRILGTIFRFCDRPVPSARALLKRRRSNSTLFSAVDTDEIPAKRPRLDCFIHQVKTSLYNAASLFGFPFQLTTKPMVTSACNGTRNVVPSGEVFSNSSSSELTGSGSWSNMLKLGNKSPNGISDYPKIRVTVTRDQPRRVLPSFGFTLSSEGYTRRPGGRRHNKGNPESSLMWKPQEQVVTEMISEEGGKGLRRPHCTVEEGVQKEEREKYQRLLERLKEGGHGNSVSPITSTHQSSQRSQMDTLKTKGWGEEQSHGVRTTQFVPKQYRVVETRGPLCSVRSEKRCSKGKISDTEKTVGIRLENECRRGFQLEPDLSEEVSARLRLGSGSNGLLRRKMSILETKEKNCSNKERDKRTDDLLELTEDMEKEISNALGHGPQDEILSSAFKLRITRGDIQTLRNYHWLNDEVINFYMNLLVERNKRQGYPALYAFSTFFYPKLKSGGYQAVKRWTKGVSLFEQELILVPIHRKVHWSLVAIDLRKRCLKYLDSMGQKGHRICEILLQYLQDESKTKRNIDLNLLEWTHYSMKPQEIPQQLNGSDCGMFTCKYADYISRDKPITFTQHQMPLFRKKMVWEILHQQLL; encoded by the exons ATGCTTTCCGGTCGGGCGGGAGGAGGTGACGTCAGAAGCGGGGGCCCGCGGGGGCCGCCTGTAGCCCTGGGGACGTTGTATCTATGGGCCCTAGGATCGCGTCACAAGTCGGCGACTGAGCTTTGGCGGCGGTGGCCGAGGCAGCGAaggcggcagcggcggcgacAGCTCTGGGGTTTGCGTCTCGGGGTGTGTCGGCCGCCGCTGCTGCTTGGGCCTGGTATGTACAAATGGCTGATTAGGATACTCGGCACCATTTTCCGTTTCTGTGACCGGCCGGTGCCCTCTGCCAGGGCCCTCCTGAAGAGGCGGCGCTCGAACAG caCTCTGTTTTCTGCAGTGGACACTGATGAAATACCAGCCAAAAGACCAAGATTAG ATTGCTTTATTCATCAAGTGAAAACCAGTCTGTACAATGCTGCCAGCTTGTTTGGATTTCCATTCCAGCTGACCACAAAACCCATGGTAACTTCTGCTTGTAATGGAACACGGAATGTGGTCCCTTCAGGAGAG GTGTTTTCAAACTCTTCATCTTCTGAACTGACCGGTTCTGGATCCTGGAGCAACATGCTAAAACTGG gaaataaatctCCGAATGGAATAAGCGACTATCCAAAGATCAGAGTGACAGTAACTCGAGATCAGCCACGCAGAGTCCTGCCTTCCTTTGG TTTTACTTTGAGCTCAGAAGGCTATACTAGAAGACCAGGTGGCCGTCGCCACAACAAAGGCAATCCAGAGAGTTCTTTAATGTGGAAGCCTCAGGAGCAGGTTGTAACAGAGATGATTTCTGAAGAGGGTGGCAAGGGTCTGAGGCGTCCTCATTGTACTGTGGAGGAG GGtgttcaaaaagaagaaagagagaaataccAGAGGTTATTGGAGCGACTTAAAGAAGGTGGTCATGGAAACTCTGTTTCTCCTATAACTTCAACTCATCAAAG TTCTCAAAGAAGTCAGATGGACACGTTAAAGACCAAAGGCTGGGGGGAAGAGCAAAGTCATGGAGTCAGAACAACTCAGTTTGTTCCAAAGCAAT ATAGAGTTGTTGAAACAAGGGGACCTCTGTGTTCAGTGAGAAGTGAAAAGAG GTGTTCAAAGGGGAAAATTTCTGATACAGAAAAGACAGTTGGAATCAGACTAGAAAATGAATGT AGGAGGGGATTTCAGCTGGAACCCGACCTGTCTGAAGAAGTGTCAGCCCGACTCCGCCTGGGCAGTGGAAGCAATGGCTTACTCAGGAGGAAAATGTCAATActtgagacaaaagaaaaaaattgctcaaACAAAGAAAGGGATAAAAGGACAGATGATCTTCTTGAACTTACAGAG gacatggaaaaggaaatcagTAATGCTCTAGGCCATGGCCCACAGGATGAGATCCTAAGTAGTGCTTTCAAATTACGAATCACTCGAGGAGATATCCAGACCTTGAGGAACTATCACTGGCTCAATGATGAa GTCATTAATTTTTACATGAATCTCCTggtggaaagaaataaaaggcaagggTATCCAGCACTTTATGCATTCAGTACTTTCTTCTATCCGAAATTAAAGTCTGGGGGTTACCAAGCAGTGAAAAGATGGACCAAAGGGGTCAGTCTCTTTGAACAGGAACTTATTCTGGTGCCTATTCATCGGAAGGTACATTGGAGCCTGGTG gctatagACCTAAGAAAAAGGTGTCTTAAATATCTGGATTCTATGGGACAAAAAGGCCACAGGATCTGTGAGATTCTCCT TCAGTATTTACAGGATGAAAGTAAGACCAAAAGAAATATTGACCTGAATCTTTTAGAGTGGACCCACTACAGCATGAAGCCACAG gaGATTCCTCAACAGTTGAATGGGAGTGATTGTGGAATGTTTACTTGTAAATATGCAGATTATATCTCCAGGGATAAACCTATCACATTTACTCAG